A genomic segment from Alistipes senegalensis JC50 encodes:
- the rfbA gene encoding glucose-1-phosphate thymidylyltransferase RfbA, giving the protein MKGIVLAGGSGTRLYPITKGVSKQLLPVYDKPMVYYPLSVLMLAGIRDILLISTPQDLPGFRRLLGDGSDYGIRLKYAEQPSPDGLAQAFLIGEEFIGGDSVCLVLGDNIFHGAGFSGMLREAVRTVEEDGNATVFGYWVDDPERYGVAEFDKSGNCLSIEEKPQHPKSNYAAVGLYFYPNKVVEVAKSIEPSSRGELEITAVNQRFLSDGELKVRTLGRGFAWLDTGTHDSLSEASTFIEVIEKRQGLKIACLEGIAYRQGWITAEKLREVAAPMRKNQYGQYLLKVIGEPERTGEANL; this is encoded by the coding sequence ATGAAAGGCATCGTTTTGGCAGGCGGTTCGGGTACGCGCCTGTACCCGATCACCAAGGGGGTGAGCAAACAATTGCTTCCGGTCTACGACAAGCCGATGGTCTATTATCCGCTGTCGGTTCTGATGTTGGCGGGTATCCGGGATATTCTTCTGATCTCGACGCCGCAGGACCTTCCGGGCTTCCGGCGCCTGCTGGGCGACGGCTCGGATTATGGAATCCGTTTGAAGTATGCCGAACAGCCCTCCCCGGACGGTCTGGCTCAGGCATTCCTGATCGGTGAGGAGTTCATCGGCGGGGATTCGGTGTGCCTTGTCCTGGGCGACAATATCTTCCACGGAGCGGGTTTCTCGGGAATGCTCCGGGAGGCGGTCCGCACGGTCGAAGAGGATGGCAACGCTACGGTGTTCGGTTACTGGGTGGACGATCCGGAGCGTTATGGAGTGGCAGAATTCGACAAATCGGGAAACTGCCTTTCCATCGAGGAGAAGCCGCAGCATCCGAAATCGAACTACGCGGCCGTGGGCCTCTATTTCTATCCGAACAAGGTCGTGGAAGTGGCCAAAAGCATCGAGCCTTCCTCTCGCGGGGAACTGGAGATCACGGCGGTTAACCAGCGTTTCCTTTCGGACGGAGAGTTGAAGGTTCGGACCTTGGGCCGGGGTTTCGCGTGGCTGGATACGGGGACGCACGACTCGCTGAGCGAGGCTTCGACGTTCATCGAGGTTATCGAAAAACGTCAGGGACTGAAGATCGCCTGTCTGGAGGGCATTGCCTACCGGCAGGGATGGATCACGGCAGAGAAGCTGCGCGAGGTGGCGGCCCCGATGCGGAAGAACCAGTACGGGCAGTACTTGCTGAAAGTTATCGGGGAGCCGGAACGTACGGGCGAAGCGAACCTTTAA
- the rfbC gene encoding dTDP-4-dehydrorhamnose 3,5-epimerase → MNIIQTSIEGVVIVEPRLFRDVRGYFFESFSQRDFSAKVRAADFVQDNESRSTYGVLRGLHFQRPPHAQSKLVRCVRGAVLDVAVDIRRGSPTYGQHVAVELTEENHLQLFIPRGFAHGFAVLSEEAVFQYKCDNYYAPEADGGISIRDAELGIDWRIPAEGAILSEKDTRHPLLRDFVSPFEYTEDLYKL, encoded by the coding sequence ATGAATATCATACAGACATCTATCGAAGGAGTGGTTATCGTCGAGCCGCGCCTTTTCCGGGACGTGCGGGGATACTTTTTCGAGAGCTTCTCGCAGCGGGATTTCAGCGCAAAGGTCCGTGCGGCGGATTTCGTCCAGGACAACGAGTCGCGCTCGACTTATGGGGTGTTGCGGGGGCTTCATTTCCAACGGCCTCCTCATGCACAGTCGAAGTTGGTGCGGTGCGTGCGCGGGGCGGTTCTGGACGTTGCGGTGGACATCCGCCGCGGGAGTCCCACTTACGGACAACATGTCGCCGTCGAGCTTACGGAGGAGAATCACCTTCAGCTGTTCATTCCGCGGGGCTTCGCACACGGTTTCGCGGTGTTGAGCGAGGAGGCCGTTTTCCAGTACAAGTGCGACAACTACTACGCTCCGGAGGCGGACGGCGGCATCTCGATACGGGATGCGGAGCTGGGTATCGACTGGCGGATTCCGGCGGAGGGAGCCATCCTGAGCGAGAAAGATACGCGGCATCCGTTGCTGCGGGATTTCGTTTCGCCGTTTGAGTACACTGAAGACCTTTACAAGCTATGA
- the rfbD gene encoding dTDP-4-dehydrorhamnose reductase, translated as MNILVTGSDGQLGRALRRASVASSDRYFFTDVAGDDTLRLDITDADAVEGFVREHGIGVIVNCAAYTNVDRAEEDAARAELLNATAVKHLARSMKGVGGLLVHVSTDYVFGGDPYNTPCREEQKGTPTGVYGVTKLHGEEAIRSVGCRHVIFRTAWLYSEDGKNFVKTMLRLTEEKEELKVVFDQAGTPTYAGDLAGAIYTILEERKYDGCEGTYHYSDEGVCSWYDFAKAIAEYAGHRRCDIQPCHSDEFPSKVKRPSYSVLDKTKFKKTFGIAIPYWTDSLRKCIANIAKEK; from the coding sequence ATGAATATATTGGTTACGGGCTCCGACGGACAGTTGGGGCGCGCTTTGCGGCGGGCTTCGGTCGCCTCGTCGGACCGCTACTTTTTTACGGACGTTGCGGGGGACGATACCCTGCGGCTCGACATCACGGATGCGGATGCCGTGGAAGGGTTCGTCCGCGAACACGGGATCGGCGTTATCGTGAATTGCGCGGCTTATACGAATGTGGACCGTGCCGAGGAAGATGCGGCACGTGCGGAACTGCTGAACGCCACGGCGGTGAAGCACCTGGCCCGTTCGATGAAAGGTGTCGGCGGGTTGCTGGTGCACGTCTCCACGGACTATGTTTTCGGCGGCGATCCCTACAACACGCCGTGCCGCGAGGAGCAGAAGGGCACGCCCACGGGCGTCTACGGAGTGACGAAACTGCATGGCGAGGAGGCCATCCGCAGCGTCGGATGCCGGCACGTGATTTTCCGCACGGCCTGGCTCTATTCGGAGGACGGGAAGAATTTCGTGAAGACGATGCTGCGTCTGACGGAGGAAAAAGAGGAGCTGAAGGTGGTTTTCGATCAGGCGGGCACTCCGACCTACGCCGGGGACCTCGCCGGAGCGATCTATACGATCCTCGAAGAACGTAAGTACGACGGTTGCGAAGGCACCTATCACTATTCGGACGAGGGCGTGTGCTCGTGGTACGACTTCGCGAAGGCGATCGCCGAATATGCGGGCCATCGTCGGTGCGATATTCAGCCGTGCCACAGCGACGAGTTTCCGTCGAAGGTGAAGCGGCCCTCCTACTCGGTGCTGGACAAGACGAAGTTCAAGAAGACCTTCGGGATTGCAATTCCCTACTGGACGGACAGCCTCCGCAAATGTATCGCAAATATCGCCAAAGAGAAATAG
- a CDS encoding dTDP-glucose 4,6-dehydratase, translating into MDFKRNIIVTGGAGFIGSHVVRLFVKKYPDYRIINVDKLTYAGNLANLRDVEQAPNYVFVRADICDYERMSALMREYEADGVIHLAAESHVDRSIRDPFTFAKTNVLGTLSLLEAARVYWESRGEGYDGKLFYHISTDEVYGALEMTRPQGIEPPFTTTASSGEHHSAYGEEFFTETTKYNPHSPYSASKASSDHFVRAYHDTYGMPTLVTNCSNNYGPYQFPEKLIPLFINNIRRRKSLPVYGKGENVRDWLYVEDHARAIDTIFHRGKVAETYNIGGFNEWKNIDIVRVLIRTVDRLLGNPEGYSDDLITYVTDRKGHDMRYAIDSRKLQRELGWEPSLQFEEGIERTVRWYLDNQAWLDNITSGEYVNYYESMYGNRS; encoded by the coding sequence ATGGATTTCAAACGCAACATCATCGTCACGGGCGGCGCGGGCTTCATCGGAAGCCATGTGGTGCGCCTTTTCGTGAAGAAATACCCCGATTACCGGATCATCAACGTCGATAAGCTGACCTATGCGGGCAACCTTGCGAACCTTAGGGACGTGGAGCAGGCCCCGAACTATGTTTTTGTCAGGGCGGATATCTGCGATTACGAACGCATGTCGGCGCTGATGCGGGAATACGAAGCGGACGGAGTGATCCATCTTGCCGCAGAGAGCCATGTGGACCGCTCGATCCGCGATCCGTTCACGTTTGCGAAGACCAACGTGCTGGGTACGCTCTCGCTGCTGGAGGCCGCGCGGGTGTACTGGGAATCCCGCGGGGAGGGATACGACGGCAAATTGTTCTACCACATCTCGACCGACGAGGTGTACGGGGCTTTGGAGATGACCCGTCCTCAGGGCATCGAACCTCCGTTCACGACCACGGCATCGAGCGGCGAACATCATTCGGCTTACGGCGAGGAGTTCTTCACCGAGACCACCAAATATAACCCTCACTCGCCCTATTCGGCTTCGAAAGCGTCGTCGGACCACTTCGTCCGGGCCTACCACGATACGTACGGCATGCCGACGCTGGTGACCAACTGCTCGAACAACTACGGTCCCTACCAATTTCCGGAGAAGCTGATCCCGCTGTTCATCAACAATATCCGCCGCCGGAAATCCCTGCCTGTATATGGAAAAGGCGAGAACGTCCGCGACTGGCTCTATGTCGAGGATCATGCGCGGGCCATCGACACGATCTTCCACAGGGGCAAGGTCGCTGAAACCTACAACATCGGAGGCTTCAACGAGTGGAAGAACATCGACATCGTAAGGGTGCTCATCCGCACTGTGGACCGTCTGCTGGGAAATCCCGAAGGATATTCGGACGACCTGATCACCTATGTCACCGACCGCAAGGGGCATGACATGCGTTACGCCATCGACTCTCGAAAGCTCCAGCGAGAGCTGGGGTGGGAGCCTTCGCTTCAGTTCGAGGAGGGTATCGAGCGGACGGTGAGGTGGTATCTGGACAACCAGGCGTGGCTGGACAATATCACTTCCGGAGAGTATGTGAACTATTACGAGAGTATGTACGGAAACCGGTCGTAG
- a CDS encoding lipopolysaccharide biosynthesis protein translates to MAAESRTAKSLKNSAVALGFYFVNLVLQFFSRKIFLDHLGAEVLGLNTTATNLLQFLNLAELGIGTAIACTLYKPLFDRDTAAINEIVSLQGWMYRRIAWVVIAGAVVLMCFFPWIFRKMPLPLWYAYASFGALLVSALLSYFVNYKQIVLSADQKEYKIQYSYKASMLVKTLCQIVAIKYLDNGYVWWLALEVGFAVVASAALNTVIRRTYPYLRTDLSAGKTLSRKYPDVITKIKQLFFHKIGGFALMQTSPIIIYAYASLTLVALYGNYMLIILGISSLMGAVFNSMNAGVGNLVAEGNKERIMSVFEELFSVRFLLSCTVCFGVYMLTPAFITLWIGPEYVLDNLTLGLMVATLYISLARSTVDAYINAYGLFSDIWAPVVEASINIGMSVLLGWFFGLHGILAGVLLSLLIVVFCWKPYFLFRRGLKEKLRTYVSMYAKHLSICFFTVLLVRFIISHINIVPDDSFYDFILVGIIYVSLFTLMLFVGLYLVTQGMKSFIYRFLKLSRRV, encoded by the coding sequence ATGGCAGCGGAATCGCGTACGGCAAAAAGCCTGAAAAACAGCGCTGTGGCGCTCGGGTTCTATTTCGTGAACCTGGTTCTGCAATTCTTTTCGCGCAAGATTTTCCTCGACCATCTGGGCGCGGAGGTGCTGGGATTGAACACCACGGCGACCAACCTGCTGCAATTTCTGAACCTCGCGGAGTTGGGAATCGGCACGGCGATCGCCTGCACGCTGTACAAGCCGCTGTTTGACCGGGATACCGCTGCGATCAACGAGATCGTATCGCTGCAAGGATGGATGTACCGCAGGATCGCCTGGGTGGTGATAGCCGGAGCTGTGGTGCTGATGTGCTTCTTCCCGTGGATTTTCAGGAAGATGCCGCTGCCGCTGTGGTACGCCTATGCGTCGTTCGGCGCGCTGCTCGTGAGCGCCCTGCTGAGCTATTTCGTCAATTACAAGCAGATCGTCCTCTCGGCCGACCAGAAAGAGTACAAGATCCAGTACAGTTACAAGGCGTCGATGCTGGTGAAGACGCTGTGCCAGATCGTAGCGATCAAATACCTCGACAATGGGTATGTCTGGTGGCTGGCGCTTGAAGTGGGCTTTGCCGTGGTGGCGTCGGCGGCATTGAATACGGTGATCCGAAGGACATATCCCTACCTGCGGACCGACCTGTCGGCCGGAAAAACGCTGAGCCGGAAATATCCCGATGTCATCACCAAAATCAAACAGTTGTTTTTCCATAAGATCGGAGGATTCGCCCTGATGCAGACCAGCCCGATCATCATTTACGCCTATGCTTCGCTGACATTGGTGGCGCTCTATGGAAACTACATGCTCATTATTCTGGGGATCAGCTCGTTGATGGGCGCCGTGTTCAACAGCATGAATGCCGGGGTGGGAAATCTGGTGGCCGAGGGGAATAAGGAGCGCATCATGTCGGTATTCGAAGAGTTGTTCTCGGTGCGGTTCCTGCTGAGCTGCACGGTATGTTTCGGAGTCTATATGCTCACGCCGGCCTTCATTACGCTTTGGATAGGCCCCGAATACGTGCTGGACAACCTGACGCTGGGTTTAATGGTCGCGACGCTGTATATCAGCCTTGCGCGGTCTACGGTGGATGCCTATATCAACGCCTACGGTTTGTTCAGCGATATTTGGGCTCCGGTGGTCGAGGCGTCGATCAATATCGGGATGTCGGTGTTGTTGGGCTGGTTCTTCGGCCTGCACGGAATTCTTGCGGGCGTATTGCTGAGCCTGCTGATCGTGGTATTCTGCTGGAAGCCCTATTTCCTGTTCCGGAGGGGTCTCAAAGAGAAATTGCGGACATATGTGAGCATGTATGCGAAACACTTATCGATATGTTTTTTTACAGTCTTGTTAGTCCGATTTATTATAAGCCATATTAATATTGTACCGGATGATTCTTTTTATGATTTCATATTGGTCGGAATAATATATGTTTCATTGTTTACATTGATGCTTTTTGTCGGTTTGTATTTAGTAACTCAAGGTATGAAGAGTTTTATTTACAGATTTCTTAAACTTTCTCGACGAGTTTAG
- a CDS encoding glycosyltransferase family 4 protein encodes MKILFDYQAFIQRYGGVPKYFVEMLKYFPKESFVLSVPFSDNQFLMESGLASPWHIAFDRGFKGKYRLYSQLGQIYSSYKICQGRYDIYHPTLYRIYGTKFLPKGKRLVVTIHDLNYSKIPNLYPNPIEYLPQKEIAIRADHIIAISQNTKKDLIEQWNIPENKITTIYHGISDKLMNLSENRLHSRRYILYVGYRAPYKNWRNCLIAYSRIAQKYSDVDLICTGSLFNKNEAVQIAKLGLNNRVIAVKASEVEMAILYRDAELFVYPSFYEGFGMPILEAMVYGCPVVLSNASCFPEIAGDAGAYFNPYKVEDIQYSMMKVLDDLHYRKELVKKGVDRIKMFSWKKCAEQHWALYKSLL; translated from the coding sequence ATGAAAATATTGTTTGATTATCAAGCTTTTATTCAGCGGTATGGAGGTGTACCTAAATATTTCGTTGAAATGTTAAAATATTTTCCGAAAGAAAGCTTTGTATTGTCAGTTCCTTTTTCAGATAATCAATTTTTAATGGAGTCAGGGCTCGCTTCGCCATGGCATATTGCTTTTGATCGAGGGTTTAAAGGTAAGTATCGGTTGTATTCTCAACTGGGACAAATATATTCAAGTTATAAAATTTGTCAAGGAAGATATGACATATATCATCCGACATTATACCGAATCTATGGAACGAAATTTCTTCCTAAAGGTAAAAGATTGGTCGTAACGATACATGATTTGAATTATTCTAAGATTCCTAATTTATACCCCAATCCAATTGAGTATTTACCACAGAAAGAAATTGCCATACGTGCAGATCACATAATAGCAATTAGCCAGAATACAAAAAAAGATTTAATAGAGCAATGGAATATCCCGGAAAATAAAATAACTACAATTTATCATGGTATATCGGACAAATTGATGAATTTGAGTGAAAATAGGTTGCATTCACGTCGTTACATTCTTTATGTCGGGTATCGTGCTCCTTATAAGAATTGGAGGAATTGTTTAATCGCATATAGTCGTATTGCGCAGAAATATTCAGACGTGGATTTAATATGTACTGGATCGTTATTTAATAAAAATGAAGCTGTTCAGATTGCAAAATTAGGACTGAATAATCGGGTTATTGCTGTAAAAGCTTCGGAAGTCGAAATGGCCATACTATATCGGGATGCTGAACTATTTGTTTATCCTTCTTTTTATGAAGGTTTTGGCATGCCTATATTGGAAGCTATGGTATACGGTTGTCCTGTTGTATTATCTAATGCCAGTTGTTTCCCTGAAATTGCGGGGGATGCCGGTGCATATTTTAACCCGTATAAGGTGGAAGATATTCAATATAGCATGATGAAAGTATTGGATGATTTACATTATAGGAAGGAATTGGTAAAAAAAGGAGTAGATCGGATAAAAATGTTTTCGTGGAAAAAATGTGCTGAACAACATTGGGCCCTTTATAAATCGTTGCTTTAA
- the wzy gene encoding oligosaccharide repeat unit polymerase — MKIIRDRYYKHLKFIVFIYILASIVSYGYTIATGTYNGDFSGYVVSLSPIVLGGMLLFSLSPFIYLWSRYSYYKKKKSKYSVPVHIPFVEGVAIFLIIIRLFLFGICIQRGGKVSDLGWLLTVLESISPVIYIYIYFISSRRKYKIIVILLFLGEAFFKRSLNIVFSVGCLVLFCYYDQIKSLIKRHVVICFFLILSFPTIVAQLYILRGELRGNNSVDFTEKSGSEVLCDVLAGRLSSYANACFIIEDAVGSYVYAQSLPATFFQSRICEIYGIHLVSWPDFKPEKYLHVRYQNGNYEAQDSSTSLMLGIPGILIMSFLKSPWVFLLNIGTILLIIEVCFQLISPLNVPFANEIPVLLLLYPVLSGVSIELFFVVMQLIGLRILLYFNNKFTQNTIPI, encoded by the coding sequence ATGAAAATCATTCGAGATAGATATTATAAACATTTGAAGTTTATTGTGTTTATCTATATTTTGGCTTCTATTGTCAGCTATGGGTATACGATTGCAACGGGAACATACAATGGCGATTTTTCAGGATATGTTGTTTCGCTGAGTCCTATTGTTCTTGGTGGTATGTTGCTTTTTTCGTTATCTCCATTTATTTATTTATGGTCGCGGTATAGCTATTATAAGAAAAAGAAATCGAAATACTCTGTCCCGGTTCATATTCCTTTTGTAGAAGGAGTTGCAATATTTTTGATCATTATTCGATTGTTTTTATTCGGTATATGTATACAAAGGGGTGGTAAAGTATCTGATTTGGGTTGGTTATTAACAGTGCTGGAAAGTATTAGTCCTGTAATTTATATTTATATCTATTTTATTAGTTCGCGAAGAAAATATAAAATTATTGTTATTTTATTGTTTTTGGGAGAGGCGTTTTTTAAACGTTCGTTAAATATTGTATTTTCGGTTGGATGTCTTGTGTTATTTTGTTACTATGATCAAATTAAAAGTTTAATAAAGCGACATGTCGTTATTTGTTTTTTTTTGATTCTGAGTTTTCCAACGATTGTTGCTCAACTTTATATCTTACGAGGGGAGTTGAGAGGCAATAACTCAGTAGATTTTACAGAGAAATCTGGGAGTGAAGTTTTGTGCGATGTACTGGCAGGTCGTCTTTCGTCTTATGCTAATGCTTGTTTTATTATTGAAGACGCAGTTGGTTCGTATGTATATGCTCAAAGTCTTCCTGCTACTTTTTTTCAGTCTCGGATTTGTGAAATTTATGGAATCCATCTCGTTTCGTGGCCTGATTTTAAGCCTGAAAAATATTTGCATGTCCGTTATCAAAATGGAAATTATGAAGCCCAGGACTCTTCGACGTCCTTAATGCTTGGAATCCCGGGAATTCTTATCATGTCTTTTTTGAAGTCTCCTTGGGTTTTTCTACTGAATATTGGTACAATATTATTAATTATTGAGGTTTGTTTCCAATTGATTTCTCCTTTAAACGTTCCGTTTGCGAATGAAATACCAGTTTTGTTGTTGCTATATCCGGTATTATCAGGGGTAAGTATAGAATTATTTTTTGTTGTCATGCAATTGATCGGATTGCGTATTCTCCTTTATTTTAATAATAAATTTACTCAAAATACTATCCCTATTTAG
- a CDS encoding glycosyltransferase family 2 protein — MDVSVIIVTYNTLALTRDCIDSIFRHTANIQFEVIIVDNASEDGSYDYFSKDRRIIYVHSRENMGFGRANNLGLEYASGKYIFLLNSDTYLKNNAIKIFKDAMDVEPESVVCLGAILEDSSGMPVRSYGPFLSFGQFFVRSLRSTPPRSVPVDGFIVPVVIGADLFIRRDIIEKEGFFDPVFFMYHEENDLQRRYAAAGCFSKIIAGPQIVHLEGKSSKSRINMLAIEGGFIYMKKWTAYGVYLLYRILYAITRFPKVFFVEAPFRQKIKFLSVLFFYKAPATHLRRL, encoded by the coding sequence ATGGATGTATCTGTAATTATTGTTACATATAACACTTTGGCCTTGACCAGGGATTGTATTGATAGTATATTCCGGCATACGGCGAATATCCAGTTTGAAGTAATTATTGTCGATAACGCTTCCGAGGATGGCAGCTATGATTATTTTTCCAAAGACCGGAGAATTATCTATGTGCACAGTCGGGAGAACATGGGATTTGGACGAGCCAATAATTTAGGCTTGGAATATGCATCCGGGAAATATATTTTTCTATTGAATTCGGATACTTATCTGAAAAACAATGCTATAAAAATTTTTAAGGATGCAATGGACGTAGAACCTGAATCTGTTGTGTGTTTGGGGGCGATTTTGGAAGACTCTTCCGGAATGCCCGTTCGTTCGTATGGTCCGTTTTTATCGTTCGGTCAATTTTTTGTTCGGTCTTTGAGAAGTACGCCTCCTCGATCGGTTCCGGTCGATGGGTTTATAGTCCCGGTCGTCATTGGCGCTGATTTGTTTATTCGTAGGGACATTATCGAAAAAGAGGGCTTTTTTGATCCGGTTTTTTTCATGTATCATGAAGAAAACGATTTGCAGAGAAGGTATGCAGCTGCTGGTTGCTTCAGTAAGATCATAGCGGGGCCGCAGATTGTTCATTTGGAAGGCAAAAGCAGCAAATCCCGAATCAATATGCTGGCAATAGAGGGAGGCTTTATCTATATGAAAAAATGGACGGCTTATGGCGTGTATCTTTTGTATCGGATTTTGTATGCCATAACGCGATTTCCTAAAGTGTTTTTTGTCGAAGCTCCGTTTCGCCAGAAGATAAAATTTCTGTCCGTATTATTTTTCTATAAAGCTCCTGCAACACATTTGCGTCGTTTATGA
- a CDS encoding glycosyltransferase family 32 protein, with the protein MIPKIIHFCWLSGEPYPPLIEHCINSWREKLPGYQFVLWDKAKADGIASEWVQEAYRNRKYAFAADYIRCYALYHFGGIYLDADVEVLKNMDELLVCKSFLGYDSTGALEAAIIGAEPRCPWIGCALEYYEGRHFVRPDGKFDVRPIPGMIYEKLHQLFDFKDRPDRVQELPEITLFPSVYFSPKNYQTLKIKISSETYTVHHFDGKWIDATLKHRIKKAFHKILSCGLGESGHNKMVSLIRAIKRMR; encoded by the coding sequence ATGATTCCGAAAATCATTCATTTTTGTTGGTTAAGCGGAGAGCCGTATCCTCCGCTGATTGAACACTGTATCAATTCATGGCGAGAAAAACTGCCTGGATACCAGTTCGTATTGTGGGATAAAGCAAAGGCGGATGGTATAGCGTCGGAATGGGTGCAGGAGGCATATCGAAATCGGAAATATGCGTTTGCTGCGGATTATATCCGGTGTTATGCGCTGTATCATTTCGGAGGAATATACCTTGATGCCGATGTGGAGGTTCTCAAAAATATGGATGAACTGCTGGTTTGCAAATCGTTTCTCGGATACGATTCTACGGGTGCTTTAGAAGCTGCTATTATCGGTGCGGAACCTCGCTGCCCGTGGATCGGATGTGCGTTGGAATATTACGAAGGCAGACATTTCGTTCGGCCTGACGGAAAATTCGATGTTCGCCCTATTCCGGGAATGATTTACGAGAAGCTTCATCAGTTGTTTGATTTTAAGGACAGACCCGATCGGGTTCAGGAATTGCCGGAGATTACGTTGTTTCCGTCGGTTTATTTCTCTCCGAAAAATTATCAGACATTGAAAATCAAAATTTCTTCTGAGACGTATACGGTCCATCATTTCGATGGAAAATGGATTGATGCGACGTTGAAACACCGAATTAAAAAAGCCTTTCATAAAATATTGAGTTGCGGATTGGGAGAATCGGGACATAATAAAATGGTTTCTTTGATACGGGCCATAAAAAGGATGAGGTAA
- a CDS encoding glycosyltransferase, with translation MNEFSVLISIYCKESPLYFREALNSVFAQTLQPAEIVLVKDGPLTPELDAVIEEYSTRYPIFKIVTNETNLGLGLALAKGLSACSYEYVARMDTDDLIAPTRFEKEIRKLDEGYDVVSCWTGMFELDKNQLLCIKHRPEKHDDIINLAHSRSPMSHPGCVFRRQAVIDAGNYQICYLYEDYHLWVRMIMNGARFYNIQEVLYYVRTSPALIARRGGWRYMCNEIKTFRFFYNIGFYSRKDLLRNIITHSPVRILPVWIRRSILLWLWRR, from the coding sequence ATGAATGAGTTTTCTGTTCTGATTTCGATCTACTGCAAGGAATCTCCGCTTTATTTCCGGGAAGCTTTGAACAGTGTGTTCGCACAAACGTTGCAGCCTGCGGAAATCGTTTTGGTGAAGGACGGGCCTCTGACCCCGGAATTGGATGCCGTTATCGAGGAGTATTCGACCCGTTATCCGATTTTCAAGATCGTGACGAATGAAACGAATCTCGGTCTCGGCCTGGCCTTGGCCAAGGGACTGTCGGCTTGTTCGTACGAGTATGTGGCGCGTATGGATACGGATGATTTGATCGCGCCGACCCGCTTCGAAAAGGAGATCCGGAAATTGGATGAAGGGTATGATGTCGTAAGCTGTTGGACAGGAATGTTTGAACTTGATAAGAATCAATTGCTTTGTATAAAACATCGGCCGGAGAAGCATGATGATATTATAAATTTAGCACATAGCAGATCTCCAATGTCGCATCCTGGTTGTGTATTTCGGAGGCAAGCGGTAATTGATGCCGGAAATTACCAAATTTGTTACCTTTATGAAGATTATCATTTGTGGGTTAGAATGATAATGAATGGAGCTCGGTTTTATAATATTCAAGAGGTTCTTTATTATGTTCGGACCTCACCTGCTTTGATTGCCCGACGGGGTGGTTGGAGGTATATGTGCAATGAGATCAAGACTTTTCGATTCTTTTATAATATTGGATTCTATTCTCGAAAAGATTTATTACGTAATATTATAACGCATTCTCCCGTGCGTATTTTGCCGGTGTGGATAAGACGGTCTATTCTTTTGTGGCTTTGGCGGCGTTAA